One genomic window of Lagenorhynchus albirostris chromosome 17, mLagAlb1.1, whole genome shotgun sequence includes the following:
- the BAALC gene encoding brain and acute leukemia cytoplasmic protein isoform X2 produces MGCGGSRADAIEPRYYESWTRETESTWLTYTDSDASPSNATPDSGPEAGGLHAG; encoded by the coding sequence ATGGGCTGCGGCGGGAGCCGGGCGGATGCCATCGAGCCCCGCTACTACGAGAGCTGGACTCGCGAGACGGAGTCCACATGGCTCACCTACACCGACTCGGACGCGTCGCCGAGCAACGCCACCCCGGACAGCGGCCCCGAGGCGGGCGGCCTGCACGCAG